A single window of Podarcis raffonei isolate rPodRaf1 chromosome 9, rPodRaf1.pri, whole genome shotgun sequence DNA harbors:
- the HELT gene encoding hairy and enhancer of split-related protein HELT isoform X2, whose protein sequence is MASKLKERKRIPVSHKVIEKRRRDRINRCLNELGKTVPMALAKQSSGKLEKAEILEMTVQYLRALHSADFPRGREKELLAEFANYFHYGYHECMKNLVHYLTTVERMETKDTKYARILAFLQSKARFVTEPIFSSLGSLPEPDFSYQLPPAPDCLGHSPNDPVFQQGSGHSPFSWHSSARSPTIPYLPNAPVPLTGPGQQRSTFLSSVQSLDRHYLNLIGHSHPNTFSLPSGQHPSVL, encoded by the exons ATGGCCTCCAAATTGAAGGAACGGAAA AGGATCCCGGTCTCCCATAAAGTGATCGAGAAAAGGAGAAGGGACCGGATCAACCGCTGTCTGAACGAACTCGGAAAGACAGTGCCAATGGCTTTGGCAAAACAG AGTTCCGGCAAGCTGGAGAAAGCGGAGATCCTGGAGATGACCGTCCAGTACCTGCGGGCCCTTCACTCTGCAGATTTCCCTcgggggagagaaaagg AGCTTCTAGCTGAATTTGCCAACTACTTTCACTATGGCTACCACGAGTGCATGAAGAACCTAGTTCACTACCTGACCACAGTGGAGAGAATGGAGACCAAGGACACCAAGTACGCCCGGATCCTGGCTTTCCTGCAGTCCAAAGCTCGCTTTGTCACCGAACCCATCTTTTCCTCACTGGGATCTCTCCCAGAGCCAGACTTCTCCTATcagctcccaccagctccagACTGCTTGGGCCACAGCCCCAATGACCCTGTGTTCCAGCAGGGATCTGGACACAGCCCTTTTTCCTGGCACAGCTCCGCTAGGAGTCCCACTATCCCCTACCTCCCCAATGCTCCTGTGCCCCTCACTGGCCCCGGGCAGCAGCGCAGCACCTTCTTGTCATCCGTGCAAAGTCTGGACCGCCACTACCTCAACCTAATTGGCCATTCCCACCCCAACACATTCAGCCTGCCTTCTGGCCAGCATCCTTCGGTGCTATAG
- the HELT gene encoding hairy and enhancer of split-related protein HELT isoform X1, with product MERLRVLMRCSLPSCHTTRVSSLSLSFSCIFQRIPVSHKVIEKRRRDRINRCLNELGKTVPMALAKQSSGKLEKAEILEMTVQYLRALHSADFPRGREKELLAEFANYFHYGYHECMKNLVHYLTTVERMETKDTKYARILAFLQSKARFVTEPIFSSLGSLPEPDFSYQLPPAPDCLGHSPNDPVFQQGSGHSPFSWHSSARSPTIPYLPNAPVPLTGPGQQRSTFLSSVQSLDRHYLNLIGHSHPNTFSLPSGQHPSVL from the exons ATGGAGCGACTTCGCGTTCTGATGCGATGCTCCCTTCCATCTTGCCATACCACACGTGTGTCTAGCCTAAGCCTGTCGTTCTCATGCATTTTCCAGAGGATCCCGGTCTCCCATAAAGTGATCGAGAAAAGGAGAAGGGACCGGATCAACCGCTGTCTGAACGAACTCGGAAAGACAGTGCCAATGGCTTTGGCAAAACAG AGTTCCGGCAAGCTGGAGAAAGCGGAGATCCTGGAGATGACCGTCCAGTACCTGCGGGCCCTTCACTCTGCAGATTTCCCTcgggggagagaaaagg AGCTTCTAGCTGAATTTGCCAACTACTTTCACTATGGCTACCACGAGTGCATGAAGAACCTAGTTCACTACCTGACCACAGTGGAGAGAATGGAGACCAAGGACACCAAGTACGCCCGGATCCTGGCTTTCCTGCAGTCCAAAGCTCGCTTTGTCACCGAACCCATCTTTTCCTCACTGGGATCTCTCCCAGAGCCAGACTTCTCCTATcagctcccaccagctccagACTGCTTGGGCCACAGCCCCAATGACCCTGTGTTCCAGCAGGGATCTGGACACAGCCCTTTTTCCTGGCACAGCTCCGCTAGGAGTCCCACTATCCCCTACCTCCCCAATGCTCCTGTGCCCCTCACTGGCCCCGGGCAGCAGCGCAGCACCTTCTTGTCATCCGTGCAAAGTCTGGACCGCCACTACCTCAACCTAATTGGCCATTCCCACCCCAACACATTCAGCCTGCCTTCTGGCCAGCATCCTTCGGTGCTATAG